A single region of the Malus sylvestris chromosome 8, drMalSylv7.2, whole genome shotgun sequence genome encodes:
- the LOC126631577 gene encoding heavy metal-associated isoprenylated plant protein 24-like, which yields MGIQGTLEYLSDVLSSAKKGKKKKQMQTVAVKIRMDCEGCASKVKNVLSGVKGAKSVDVDLKQQKATVTGYVEAKKVLKAAQSTKKKCELWPYVPYNLVAHPYISQAYDKKAPPNMVRKVADTSNITETAVDDRYIVMFSDDNPNACSVM from the exons ATGGGAATTCAAGGAACTTTGGAGTACTTATCAGATGTACTAAGTAGTGCCAAGAaaggcaagaagaagaagcaaatgcAAACGGTAGCCGTCAAAATCAGGATGGACTGTGAAGGTTGTGCCAGCAAGGTCAAGAATGTCCTCTCCGGAGTAAAAG GTGCTAAATCTGTGGACGTCGACTTGAAGCAGCAGAAGGCAACTGTGACTGGATATGTTGAGGCAAAGAAAGTGTTGAAGGCAGCTCAGTCAACAAAGAAGAAGTGTGAGTTGTGGCCTTATGTTCCATACAATCTGGTGGCTCATCCTTACATTTCTCAGGCATATGACAAGAAGGCACCTCCTAATATGGTCAGGAAAGTTGCCGACACTTCAAACATCACTGAGACTGCCGTGGACGACCGCTACATAGTCATGTTCAGCGATGACAATCCTAATGCCTGCTCTGTTATGTAG